A window of Saccharomyces paradoxus chromosome XI, complete sequence contains these coding sequences:
- the MST1 gene encoding threonine--tRNA ligase MST1 (Mitochondrial threonyl-tRNA synthetase~similar to YKL194C), translated as MKRQLARCRCSRNVSWNRAFYSTKKTTKNSSLATPATMTSMVSQRQDLFMTDPLSPGSMFFLPNGTKIFNKLVEFMKLQQKFKFGFNEVVTPLIYKKTLWEKSGHWENYSDDMFKVETSDEEKEEYGLKPMNCPGHCLIFGKKDRSYNELPLRFSDFSPLHRNEASGALSGLTRLRKFHQDDGHIFCAPSQVKSEIFNSLKLIDIVYNKIFPFAKGDADTESNYFINFSTRPEHFIGDVKVWNHAEQVLKEILEESGKPWKLNPGDGAFYGPKLDIMVTDHLGKTHQVATIQLDFQLPERFDLKFKDQDNLYKRPIMIHRATFGSIERFMALLIDSNEGRWPFWLNPYQAIIIPVNTKNVQQLNMCSALQKKLRNEQEVNNMEPVTLNDWHFNVDLDIRNEPVGYRIKSAILKNYSYLIIVGDEEVELQKYNIRERDNRKSFEKLTMSQIWEKFIYLEKNYK; from the coding sequence ATGAAAAGACAACTTGCAAGGTGCCGTTGCTCTCGCAATGTCTCTTGGAACCGTGCTTTTTATTCTACGAAGAAGACCACTAAGAACTCTTCGTTGGCAACGCCGGCCACTATGACATCCATGGTATCTCAAAGGCAGGATCTTTTCATGACAGATCCATTATCTCCCGGATCCATGTTCTTTCTTCCCAATGGTACTAAGATTTTTAACAAATTGGTAGAGTTTATGAAGTTACAACAAAAGTTCAAATTTGGTTTCAATGAGGTTGTAACACCTTTGATTTACAAAAAGACTCTTTGGGAAAAATCGGGCCATTGGGAAAATTACTCTGATGATATGTTTAAAGTGGAAACtagtgatgaagaaaaggaggaaTACGGTTTAAAACCGATGAATTGTCCAGGCCATTGTCTAATCTTCGGCAAAAAGGATAGATCCTATAACGAACTTCCCCTACGCTTCTCTGATTTTTCACCACTACACAGAAATGAAGCTTCGGGTGCATTATCAGGATTAACTAGACTAAGAAAATTCCATCAAGATGATGGTCATATCTTTTGCGCCCCTTCCCAAGTAAAATCCGAAATTTTTAACTCTTTAAAGTTGATCGACATAGTttacaataaaatctttCCCTTTGCCAAAGGTGACGCTGATACAGAGAGCAATTATTTCATAAACTTTTCTACAAGGCCAGAACATTTTATTGGAGACGTCAAAGTTTGGAATCATGCTGAACAAGTACTCAAGGAAATTTTAGAAGAGTCAGGCAAACCTTGGAAACTGAACCCCGGCGATGGTGCATTTTATGGGCCAAAACTGGATATAATGGTAACCGATCATTTAGGCAAAACCCATCAGGTTGCTACTATCCAGTTAGATTTTCAGCTACCTGAGAGATTCgatttgaaattcaaagatCAAGATAATTTGTACAAGAGGCCAATTATGATTCATAGAGCTACTTTCGGTTCTATTGAAAGATTTATGGCCTTACTCATAGACTCTAATGAGGGGCGTTGGCCCTTTTGGCTGAACCCTTATCAGGCTATAATAATTCCTGTCAATACGAAAAATGTGCAACAACTAAACATGTGCAGTGCCTTGCAGAAAAAACTGCGCAACGAACAGGAAGTAAACAACATGGAACCCGTTACTTTAAATGATTGGCATTTCAACGTTGATCTCGACATAAGAAACGAACCCGTAGGGTACAGGATCAAGTCCgccattttgaaaaactattCCTATTTAATTATCGTAGGTGACGAGGA
- the SDS22 gene encoding type 1 protein phosphatase-activating protein SDS22 (Regulatory subunit of the type 1 protein phosphatase (PP1) Glc7p~similar to YKL193C): MDKASVNKDIEEKDKGNKIEVLDDTHPDFISADSELTQDLPDDIEVIDLVHLKIKSLEDLNLYRFKNLRQLCLRQNLIESISEVEVLPHDKIVDLDFYDNKIKHISSNVNKLTKLTSLDLSFNKIKHIKNLESLTELENLYFVQNSISKIENLSTLKSLKNLELGGNKIHSIEPNSFEGLSNLEEIWLGKNSIPRLINLHPLKNLKILSIQSNKLKKIENLEELTNLEELYLSHNFIAKIEGLEKNLKLTTLDITSNRLTSLENLNHLPNLTDIWASFNKIDQSFESLGKNLSNLSRLETIYLEGNPIELENKTSYRRKLTMNLPPSLQKIDATYIKG, from the coding sequence ATGGATAAGGCTTCTGTTAACaaagatattgaagaaaaggacaAAGGAAACAAGATTGAGGTCTTAGACGATACACATCCTGACTTCATTAGTGCAGATTCAGAATTGACGCAAGATTTGCCTGATGACATAGAGGTTATCGATTTGGTCCACCTAAAAATCAAGTCGTTAGAAGATTTGAACCTTTACaggttcaaaaatttgagaCAATTATGTCTCAGACAGAACCTGATCGAAAGCATAAGCGAAGTGGAAGTTTTGCCCCATGACAAGATTGTTGACCTTGATTTTTACGATAACAAAATTAAacatatttcttctaatgTTAACAAGCTCACCAAATTAACGTCTTTAGACTTGTCTTTTAACAAGATCAAGCATATCAAAAATCTAGAAAGTTTGACAGAGCTGGAAAATTTATACTTTGTGCAGAACAGCATTTccaaaattgaaaatctCTCCACTTTGAAAtcgctgaaaaatttagaaCTAGGTGGTAATAAAATTCACTCCATTGAACCCAACTCTTTCGAAGGTTTGTCAAACCTAGAAGAGATTTGGTTAGGTAAAAATTCCATACCAAGACTTATCAACCTACatcctttaaaaaatttgaagatcTTATCCATCCAGTCTaataaattgaagaaaatcgaGAATCTAGAAGAGTTGACCAATCTGGAAGAGCTATATCTGTCGCACAACTTCATTGCCAAGATCGAAGGTTTAGAGAAAAATCTAAAGCTAACTACTTTGGACATCACATCGAACCGACTTACTTCGCTAGAGAACTTGAACCATTTGCCCAATCTAACCGACATATGGGCTTCGTTCAACAAGATAGATCAGTCATTTGAGAGCTTGGGTAAAAACCTGTCCAACCTATCACGCTTGGAGACTATTTATCTGGAAGGAAACCCTattgaattggaaaacaaGACTTCGtatagaagaaaattgacCATGAATTTGCCCCCATCCCTACAGAAGATTGACGCGACATACATTAAAGGCTGA
- the ACP1 gene encoding acyl carrier protein (Mitochondrial matrix acyl carrier protein~similar to YKL192C) yields MFRSVCRISSRVAPSAYRTMMGRSVMTNTILAQRFYSSNLSKDQVSQRVIDVIKAFDKNSPNIANKQISSDTQFHKDLGLDSLDTVELLVAIEEEFDIEIPDKVADDLRSVGETVDYIASNPDAN; encoded by the coding sequence ATGTTTAGATCCGTTTGTCGCATTTCTTCCCGCGTGGCACCTTCTGCGTACCGCACTATGATGGGCCGTTCCGTTATGACCAACACCATACTCGCACAAAGATTTTACTCTTCCAACTTGAGCAAGGATCAGGTTTCCCAGAGAGTCATTGATGTTATCAAGGCCTTTGACAAGAACTCTCCTAACATTGCCAATAAGCAGATCTCCAGCGATACTCAATTTCACAAGGACTTGGGGTTGGACTCCTTGGACACTGTCGAGCTACTCGTAgctattgaagaagaattcgACATTGAAATCCCCGACAAAGTGGCTGATGACTTGAGAAGTGTTGGTGAAACTGTCGATTATATCGCTTCCAATCCCGACGCAAACTAA
- the DPH2 gene encoding 2-(3-amino-3-carboxypropyl)histidine synthase (Protein required for synthesis of diphthamide~similar to YKL191W) encodes MEVAPALSTTQSDIVFEKVETREIDRSSYLGPCYNGDELVQLISTYYNVDALVEYLQQHHEYQSVTLQFPDHLIKDSSLIIRLLQSRFPHGTIKFWVLADTAYSACCVDEVAAEHVNAGLVVHFGDACLNAIQNLPVVYSFGTPFLDLALVVENFQRAFPDLSLKICLMANAPFSKHLSQLYSILKSDLHYTNIIYSQVKTSVVEEDFVTILDTFHVPEDVDQVGTFGNNSILFGQHDKAEDILPEEYHLFHLTTPQDPRLLYLSTMFQSVQIFDPALPGIVTGPFPSLMRRYKYMHVARTAGCIGILVNTLSLRNTRETINGLVKLIKAREKKHYLFVVGKPNVAKLANFEDIDIWCILGCSQSGIIVDQFNEFYKPIITPYELNLALSEEVTWTGKWVVDFKDAIDEIEQNLGGDDTVSASTATDEPEFDVVRGRYTSTSRPLRALTHLELEAADDDDSKQLTTRHTASGAVIKGTVSTSAAALQNRSWKGLGSDFDSIEVDDTGADIEEGISGVARGYGFDRKDAIDKEDK; translated from the coding sequence ATGGAAGTTGCACCGGCCTTGTCTACTACTCAGTCGGACATCGTGTTTGAAAAGGTGGAAACACGTGAAATTGACAGGTCTTCGTATTTGGGCCCATGCTACAATGGCGATGAGCTTGTGCAACTCATCTCGACCTACTATAATGTTGATGCTCTCGTGGAGTACCTGCAACAGCACCACGAGTACCAAAGCGTTACTCTGCAGTTTCCTGATCATCTAATCAAGGACTCCTCGCTGATAATAAGGCTGCTGCAATCGAGATTTCCCCATGGGACGATAAAGTTTTGGGTTTTAGCTGACACGGCATATAGTGCGTGCTGTGTAGACGAGGTTGCTGCTGAACACGTTAACGCGGGCCTCGTGGTTCATTTCGGTGATGCCTGTTTGAATGCCATCCAAAACTTGCCCGTTGTTTACTCGTTTGGAACTCCATTTTTGGATTTAGCATTGGTAGTAGAGAACTTCCAGAGGGCATTCCCCGATTTGTCCTTGAAAATCTGTTTGATGGCAAACGCTCCCTTTTCTAAGCACTTATCACAGTTGTACAGTATTTTGAAGAGCGACCTGCACTACACAAATATCATATATTCCCAAGTAAAGACCTCTGTGGTGGAAGAGGACTTCGTAACGATACTTGATACCTTTCATGTCCCCGAAGATGTAGACCAGGTAGGTACGTTTGGAAATAATAGCATACTGTTCGGTCAGCATGACAAAGCCGAGGACATCCTGCCCGAGGAGTATCATCTCTTTCATTTGACTACCCCCCAGGATCCAAGATTACTGTATTTGTCCACTATGTTTCAATCTGTTCAAATTTTCGATCCGGCTTTGCCTGGCATTGTGACGGGACCCTTTCCCTCTCTAATGAGGCGATACAAGTACATGCATGTGGCCAGAACAGCGGGTTGTATAGGTATCCTGGTCAACACACTGTCGCTACGCAATACCAGAGAAACCATCAACGGGCTGGTCAAACTTATCAAAGCTCGTGAGAAGAAACACTACTTGTTTGTTGTCGGGAAGCCAAACGTAGCCAAGCTAGCAAACTTTGAAGACATTGATATTTGGTGCATTCTCGGCTGTAGTCAAAGCGGTATTATTGTTGATCAATTCAACGAGTTTTACAAGCCCATCATTACGCCTTATGAATTAAACTTGGCTTTGAGCGAAGAGGTCACATGGACCGGGAAATGGGTCGTAGACTTTAAAGACGCCATTGATGAAATCGAGCAGAACTTGGGTGGAGACGATACCGTCTCTGCCAGCACCGCTACCGATGAGCCGGAGTTTGATGTTGTTAGGGGAAGATATACTAGCACATCAAGACCACTGCGAGCGCTAACGCACCTTGAGTTGGAGGCAGCGGATGATGACGATTCCAAACAACTAACTACAAGACACACTGCCTCAGGTGCCGTCATTAAAGGCACAGTATCTACATCAGCAGCAGCATTACAAAATCGTTCGTGGAAAGGTCTAGGAAGCGACTTCGACTCTATTGAGGTTGATGATACTGGCGCggatattgaagaaggtatTTCCGGAGTCGCGCGTGGTTATGGGTTCGATCGCAAGGACGCTATAGACAAGGAGGACAAGTAA
- the CNB1 gene encoding calcineurin regulatory subunit B (Calcineurin B~similar to YKL190W) codes for MGAAPSRIVDGLLEDTNFDRDEIERLRKRFMKLDRDSSGSIDKNEFMSIPGVSSNPLAGRIMEVFDADNSGDVDFQEFITGLSIFSGRGSKDEKLRFAFKIYDIDKDGFISNGELFIVLKIMVGSNLDDEQLQQIVDRTIVENDSDGDGRLSFEEFKNAIETTEVAKSLTLQYDI; via the exons aTGGGTGCTGCTCCTTCCAGAATTGTGGATGGTCTTTTAGAAGATACAAATT TTGACAGAGATGAGATAGAAAGGTTAAGGAAGAGATTCATGAAACTGGACAGAGATAGCTCTGGTTCtattgataaaaatgaattcATGAGCATTCCTGGCGTTTCGTCGAATCCTCTTGCCGGACGTATAATGGAGGTTTTCGATGCTGATAATAGTGGTGACGTGGATTTTCAAGAGTTTATCACAGGGTTATCTATTTTTAGTGGGCGAGGGTCCAAGGACGAAAAGTTAAGATTCGCCTTCAAAATCTACGACATCGACAAGGACGGTTTTATATCGAATGGTGAGTTGTTCATCGTGTTGAAGATTATGGTAGGTTCTAATCTGGACGATGAACAACTACAACAGATAGTAGATAGGACCATAGTGGAAAATGACAGTGATGGCGACGGACGCTTAAGTTTTGAAGAGTTCAAGAATGCTATCGAAACCACAGAAGTGGCCAAGAGTCTGACATTACAATATGATATCTGA